From the Carya illinoinensis cultivar Pawnee chromosome 4, C.illinoinensisPawnee_v1, whole genome shotgun sequence genome, one window contains:
- the LOC122306520 gene encoding receptor-like protein 15: MTALRVLNLEFNNFNGSISHSPTSNLQSLEFLSLSHNHFNPATISSFFNLLKIKIFKSDNNTLVDETVSQRSWTPYFQLKVLSLSSSLARRPTRTIPKFLRYQYKLQAIDLSHNNLVGQFPTWLLDNNTRLEILNLRNNSFTNPFQVPYRPNPHIRNIDISNNDLGGPIPTNLGLVFPNLWHLNMSQNAFVGIIPSSLVILVSLITLDLSSNYLSGTIPNHLAMGCSNLAYLKLSNNKLRGHLFPAKSNLTQLQFLYLDNNQFSGKIPYSLSRSAYLTAFDFSSNSLSGMLPRWIGNMTKLAGIVLAKNQLEGPIPNELCEVKQIIFLDLSENNLSDFIPSCFNSLNIKHVHLGKNRLSGPITSAFKNSSALVTLDLRDNRLTGNIPDFIGNLSSLSILLLKANHLQGRIPIQICLLGNLTMLDLSNNSFTGPIPRCLNNISFGASDQKSNLGSRWIVSFVSGASTYLETKSHMNTGYDLFVAFFSEVDARQEAEFTTKNRTDSYKGNILNYMSGIDLSCNCLSGEIPLELGDLSNIRALNLSHNNLTGSIPTTFSKLELIESLDLSHNKLNGSIPPQLIELNFLAVFSVADNNLLGRTPERKGQFGTFDESSYKGNPLLYGPPLLNSWNKTRLPSNHKGEESDGFIDMDFFYINFGVSYTTMLLGIVAVLCINPFWRQVWFSFIEVCITKSFCFFVCDFSQVVLYFLKYVALHNDEICICLYACS; the protein is encoded by the coding sequence GTCACATAACCACTTCAACCCAGCTACAATTTCCTCCTTTTTTAATCTCTTGAAGATTAAGATATTCAAGAGTGATAACAACACACTTGTTGATGAAACAGTGTCTCAAAGAAGTTGGACTCCATACTTTCAGTTGAAGGTTCTGTCATTGTCAAGTAGCCTTGCTAGAAGACCCACTAGAACGATTCCCAAATTCCTTCGTTACCAATATAAGTTACAAGCAATTGATCTCTCACACAACAATTTAGTGGGACAGTTTCCCACTTGGTTGCTAGATAACAATACAAGATTGGAGATTCTTAATTTAAGGAATAACAGTTTCACAAACCCTTTCCAAGTACCCTATCGTCCTAATCCCCATATTCGAAATATAGATATTTCAAATAATGATCTAGGAGGTCCAATTCCAACAAATTTGGGTTTAGTTTTTCCCAATTTATGGCATTTAAACATgtctcaaaatgcttttgtaggCATAATTCCATCTTCTTTAGTTATTTTAGTATCCTTGATAACATTGGACTTGTCTAGCAATTATTTGTCAGGAACAATACCAAACCATTTGGCAATGGGTTGCTCCAATTTGGCATACCTGAAATTGTCAAACAATAAATTAAGAGGCCACTTATTTCCTGCCAAAAGTAATCTAACTCAACTTCAGTTTTTATATTTGGACAACAACCAATTTTCTGGAAAGATCCCATATAGCTTATCCCGTAGTGCTTACTTGACTGCATTTGATTTTAGTAGCAACTCTTTGTCAGGCATGCTTCCAAGATGGATTGGCAACATGACCAAATTGGCTGGAATTGTTTTGGCCAAAAACCAACTTGAAGGTCCTATTCCGAATGAGTTATGCGAAGtcaaacaaattatttttcttgacctttCCGAGAATAATTTGTCGGACTTTATACCATCATGCTTCAATTCATTGAACATCAAACATGTTCATCTGGGAAAAAATAGGCTAAGTGGTCCCATTACAAGTGCATTCAAGAATAGCTCTGCTCTAGTAACATTAGATCTCAGAGATAACCGCCTAACTGGCAACATTCCAGATTTTATTGGCAACCTTTCATCATTGAGCATCCTCCTCTTGAAAGCTAATCACTTACAAGGAAGGATTCCAATTCAAATATGCCTTCTTGGAAACTTAACCATGTTGGATCTTTCAAATAATAGTTTTACTGGTCCAATACCTCGTTGCTTGAACAACATTAGTTTTGGGGCAAGTGACCAAAAATCCAATCTAGGAAGTAGATGGATAGTTAGTTTTGTCAGTGGAGCATCGACATACTTGGAGACAAAGTCACATATGAATACTGGATATGATTTGTTTGTTGCTTTTTTCTCAGAAGTGGATGCACGACAAGAAGCAGAGTTCACAACAAAGAACAGAACTGACTCTTATAAGGGTAATATTCTCAATTATATGTCTGGAATAGACCTCTCATGCAATTGTTTATCAGGTGAAATTCCACTCGAGCTTGGAGACTTGAGCAACATTCGTGCGCTGAACTTGTCGCACAACAATCTAACCGGATCAATCCCCACAACATTCTCGAAACTAGAACTAATAGAGAGCTTGGATCTCTCCCACAATAAGTTGAATGGCAGCATCCCCCCTCAACTTATAGAGTTAAACTTTCTAGCTGTGTTCAGTGTGGCTGACAATAATTTATTAGGTAGAACTCCAGAAAGAAAAGGTCAATTTGGAACCTTTGATGAAAGCAGCTATAAGGGGAATCCTCTTCTGTATGGACCTCCACTACTTAATTCCTGGAACAAAACTAGATTGCCATCTAATCATAAGGGAGAAGAAAGTGATGGTTTCATAGACATGGATTTTTTCTACATAAATTTTGGGGTGTCTTATACAACAATGTTGCTGGGAATTGTTGCAGTTCTGTGTATAAATCCTTTTTGGCGTCAGGTGTGGTTTAGCTTCATTGAAGTGTGCATCACCAagtctttttgtttctttgtttgtgATTTCTCGCAAGTTGTCCTGTACTTTCTAAAGTATGTAGCCTTGCATAATGATGAAATTTGCATATGTTTATATGCTtgttcttga
- the LOC122308448 gene encoding uncharacterized protein LOC122308448 isoform X1, whose protein sequence is MNKIHALPDKYILDRWRKDLKRRYTVVKSSYDDLRQNADSRRYEFVVKRCLKLATRVCSSDDHVDAFMSHLDEFEIKFKGLTLESDSSKVKETTAPTKGKIILSPHVVRGKGRPPTKRKVPPLEKTATKRKKKPTCRKIFDETSHDSEVSEAPTTDQVHSGSNDDFVVLTQCSTFTNPTPSENEEN, encoded by the exons ATGAATAAGATTCATGCGTTGCCGGATAAGTACATCTTGGATCGCTGGAGGAAGGACTTAAAGAGGAGATATACGGTGGTAAAAAGTAGCTATGATGACTTGCGGCAGAATGCGGACTCACGGAGGTATGAGTTCGTGGTTAAACGATGTCTAAAATTAGCAACTCGTGTATGCAGCAGTGATGACCATGTTGATGCATTCATGTCCCACTTGGATGAGTTTGAGAttaaatttaaaggattaacaCTTGAGTCCGATTCAAGCAAGGTAAAAGAGACTACAGCCCCCACCAAGGGTAAGATTATCTTAAGCCCGCACGTTGTTCGAGGGAAAGGGAGGCCGCCAACAAAAAGGAAGGTTCCGCCTTTGGAGAAGACTGCAACAAAGCGAAAGAAGAAACCG actTGTAGGAAAATATTTGATGAAACATCACATGATTCAGAGGTCTCAGAAGCTCCTACAACTGATCAG GTACACAGTGGAAGCAATGATGATTTTGTTGTTCTAACACAGTGCAGTACGTTCACAAACCCAACGCCATCGGAAAATGAGGAGAACTAA